A single region of the Mugil cephalus isolate CIBA_MC_2020 chromosome 4, CIBA_Mcephalus_1.1, whole genome shotgun sequence genome encodes:
- the bhlhe40 gene encoding class E basic helix-loop-helix protein 40 — MERITSAQPPPCVPKRQSLDMHGMEFPIYVYKPRRGMKRGDESKETYKLPHRLIEKKRRDRINECIAQLKDLLPEHLKLTTLGHLEKAVVLELTLKHVKALSALLEQQQQKIMTLQKDLKISDHGGEGAESSEEMFRSGFHLCAKEVLHYLASQESSRDLTPSNVISHIQKVAAEVLQHPSGPQPAEPTQNKPPGQPQRASEGPAKNCVPVIQRTYPHGTGEQSGSDTDTDSGYGGEHDKRDPKAQWTESHAREAELKRPPSERTPGAVKRESDEPQAKRSRSDSLEDDALSGHAAGGPGGYMSFSPNQPPFCLPFYLLPPAAAAAAAYLPMLEKCWYTGGMPVMYPSMNGSMASLPPDTLPSSLVMSPRAGSPVPHQTPMDSPALHKALKQVPPLNLETKD; from the exons ATGGAGAGGATTACCAGTGCGCAACCCCCTCCCTGTGTTCCAAAGCGCCAGTCACTGGACATGCACGG aatggagTTTCCCATCTATGTGTACAAGCCCAGGAGGGGCATGAAGCGCGGGGATGAGAGCAAG GAGACCTACAAGCTGCCGCACCGGCTCATCGAGAAGAAAAGACGGGACAGAATCAACGAGTGCATCGCGCAGCTGAAGGATCTGCTGCCAGAACATCTGAAGCTTACA ACGCTGGGTCATTTGGAGAAAGCCGTGGTGCTGGAGCTCACTCTGAAGCATGTGAAGGCCCTGAGTGCCctcctggagcagcagcagcagaaaatcaTGACGCTGCAGAAGGACCTAAAGATCA GCGACCATGGAGGCGAAGGTGCAGAGAGCAGTGAGGAGATGTTCCGCTCCGGCTTTCACCTGTGCGCTAAAGAAGTCCTCCACTACCTGGCCAGCcaggagagcagcagagacCTGACCCCTTCAAACGTCATCAGTCACATCCAGAAGGTGGCAGCCGAAGTCCTGCAGCATCCCAGCGGCCCTCAGCCAGCCGAGCCCACCCAGAACAAACCCCCCGGGCAGCCTCAGAGGGCCTCAGAGGGCCCCGCTAAGAACTGTGTCCCCGTCATTCAAAGGACTTACCCCCACGGGACGGGGGAGCAGAGCGGCAGCGACACAGACACCGACAGCGGCTACGGGGGAGAGCACGACAAGCGCGACCCCAAAGCGCAGTGGACAGAGAGCCACGCCAGGGAGGCCGAGCTCAAGCGCCCCCCGTCTGAGCGGACGCCCGGCGCAGTCAAGCGGGAGAGTGACGAGCCTCAGGCCAAGAGGTCCAGGTCGGACTCCTTGGAGGATGACGCCCTGTCCGGTCACGCGGCAGGAGGTCCTGGCGGTTACATGAGCTTCTCCCCCAACCAGCCCCCGTTCTGCCTCCCCTTCTACCTCCTCCCCCCGGCGgctgcagcggcggcggcgTACCTGCCCATGCTGGAGAAGTGCTGGTACACCGGGGGCATGCCGGTCATGTACCCGAGCATGAACGGCTCCATGGCGAGCCTCCCTCCGGACACGCTGCCCTCTTCCCTGGTCATGTCCCCCAGGGCCGGGTCTCCAGTACCCCACCAGACCCCTATGGACTCCCCCGCTCTCCACAAAGCTTTAAAGCAGGTCCCCCCTTTGAACTTGGAAACCAAAGACTAA